The Neoarius graeffei isolate fNeoGra1 chromosome 25, fNeoGra1.pri, whole genome shotgun sequence genome includes a region encoding these proteins:
- the esama gene encoding endothelial cell adhesion molecule a, which produces MESRTWEKLDTLLSVLTLLCLCPGLLAQLQLPQTNVVVIQGQTVVLQALYTGSDLSAATVIWNYLKQPKIVISYTNGVIHSPEYKDRVGFVNQMPNNNLSIYINSTVESDSGLYMCQIVLPGSVESPKELTLDVMVPPAMPICKLQGKPEVKANVTLTCASSSGKPVPKYKWSKTSPTSAFFFSPMLNEVTGTLKLNNLSRNMSGKYECTASNSAGEAKCYINLEVTTSNKAGVIAGATVGAVVGLILIILVIIFLWTWRRKDAEEDLANDIKEDAQAPKRMSWAKSGTGSDIFPKNGTLSSVRSSPLPQDTHDHHHHYPVTQPTSDTASIITGSTSYRPQPTGISNTPEHALPGYNTNTTVPRNPPAPASPNGGSLPRTEVLQSPTSHYVPAPSGVSAANLSRMGGVPIMVPAQNQAGSLV; this is translated from the exons GTCTTCTGGCCCAGCTTCAGTTACCCCAGACAAATGTGGTGGTGATTCAGGGGCAGACAGTAGTCCTTCAGGCCTTATACACAGGAAGTGACCTCAGTGCAGCCACTGTCATCTGGAACTACTTGAAACAGCCCAAAATA GTCATTTCTTATACAAATGGGGTTATCCACAGCCCTGAGTATAAAGACAGAGTGGGCTTTGTCAATCAAATGCCCAATAACAATCTGTCAATCTATATCAATAGCACGGTTGAATCAGATTCGGGACTATATATGTGCCAGATTGTACTTCCTGGGAGTGTTGAAAGTCCAAAGGAGCTGACACTTGATGTGATGG TTCCTCCTGCCATGCCCATTTGTAAGCTGCAAGGAAAGCCAGAAGTCAAAGCTAACGTCACACTCACCTGTGCCTCCAGCTCTGGCAAACCTGTACCCAAATACAAGTGGTCCAAAACCAGCCCAACCTCTGCGTTCTTCTTCTCCCCCATGCTCA ATGAAGTTACAGGCACACTAAAGCTGAATAACCTGAGTAGGAATATGTCAGGGAAGTATGAGTGCACAGCCTCCAACTCTGCAGGAGAGGCCAAGTGTTACATCAACTTGGAAGTCACCACCT CAAATAAAGCTGGGGTGATAGCTGGTGCCACGGTGGgtgcagtggtgggcctcatcctcATTATCCTTGTAATCATTTTCTTGTGGACATGGAGAAGGAAGGACGCAGAGGAAGATCTGGCCAATGATATTAA GGAGGATGCTCAGGCCCCTAAACGTATGTCATGGGCAAAGAGTGGCACAGGTTCAGACATTTTCCCTAAAAATGGCACGCTGTCATCTGTCCGCTCCAGCCCTCTTCCTCAAGACACACATGACCACCACCATCATTACCCTGTCACACAGCCCACTTCCGACACAGCCTCCATCATTACAGGCAGCACAAGCTATCGGCCCCAACCCACAGGCATCTCCAACACCCCGGAACATGCTCTGCCTGGCTACAACACCAACACCACAGTGCCACGCAATCCTCCAGCACCTGCCAGCCCTAACGGAGGCTCCCTACCTAGGACTGAAGTTCTTCAGTCTCCAACCTCACACTATGTTCCTGCCCCAAGTGGAGTGAGCGCCGCCAACCTCTCCCGCATGGGAGGCGTGCCCATTATGGTTCCTGCACAGAATCAAGCTGGTTCTCTCGTTTAG